One part of the Pecten maximus chromosome 1, xPecMax1.1, whole genome shotgun sequence genome encodes these proteins:
- the LOC117326277 gene encoding uncharacterized protein LOC117326277, with amino-acid sequence MWVVLFLTIFGRLSDAVVIPIPQIGPSLQRVLPLHQTSVLNTPIGLGHRGPILGGRIGGVGPIGGISPLGASGLLGGSGLLGGSGLLGGSSISGIFDRILGNRQAALSDHLLEERIDGIHADREGLEHGHVGDNCQHRNYGCDVPGYHCVQTSERSYIPCSDGLAAHCHCKRGCLHKGFFMQHGYRRIFRTDCQKCRCIYGEVTCRYMRRRRCRRNGRRRYGGL; translated from the exons ATGTGGGTCGTTTTATTTCTGACGATATTCGGACGTTTGTCTGACGCGGTCGTAATACCGATACCTCAGATTGGTCCGTCACTTCAAAGAGTATTGCCTTTACATCAGACCTCTGTATTAAACACTCCAATTGGACTGGGCCATCGGGGACCGATCCTTGGTGGTCGAATAGGTGGAGTTGGTCCAATAGGAGGAATAAGTCCACTGGGAGCAAGTGGTCTACTAGGAGGAAGTGGTCTACTAGGAGGAAGTGGTCTACTAGGAGGCAGTAGTATTTCAGGTATATTCGATCGTATTCTTGGAAACCGCCAAGCGGCCCTCAGTGATCACCTCTTGGAGGAGCGAATTGACGGAATACACGCGGATAGAGAAGGACTAGAACATGGTCACGTTGGTGATAACTGCCAGCACAG GAATTATGGATGTGACGTTCCCGGCTATCACTGTGTACAGACTTCTGAGCGCAGTTACATCCCGTGTAGTGACGGACTGGCAGCCCATTGTCACTGCAAGCGAG GTTGTTTACATAAGGGATTTTTTATGCAGCACGGATACAGGAGGATATTTCGAACCGACTGTCAGAAATGCAGGTGTATCTATGGAGAG GTGACGTGCCGATATATGCGCAGAAGGCGATGTCGTAGAAACGGACGCAGACGCTATGGTGGTCTTTAG